A stretch of DNA from Gimesia chilikensis:
AATATACAGAACCGATTTCTGGCCAGCCTGCAGTGGACGCTGGGAATTATCCCCCTCTCCCTGGCTGCACTTGTCTTTTTACTGACCGAATGGAAACAGTGGTCCCGCTGGTGGCTGGTATTCGCTTCCATCATATCACTGCACGTTGTCCACATCCCCTACTGGTATGACGGCATCATGCACTGGCATTACGTCTTCGAAACCGGCCCGCTCTGGGCGCTGATTTTTGCCCGCGCCACGCAGACGCTGTTTCGGATCTGGCAACAAATCGACCGCCCCCTGATGAGCGTTCTCTGGCTGGCCATGATGCTGGCCGCCTTCCTGACTAACCTGACGGTCCTGCCCCCACTCTGGGGTGTCTCCAAACTGGAAATCATCGTGAGCAATGTCGCCTTCTCTCGTCTCAAACATTTTCAGTTTCAGCAGATGCTGAATCATCATCCGCAAATCAAACGTCCCGCGTTGATGCTCATCGCCCACGATCCGCACGACCGACACATCGACTACGTCATCAACTCGCCCGACCTCAAACAACAGGAGATCCTGACCGGTCGTTACCTTCCCGCTCAGTATCCCCCTGCCCGCGTGCAGCAAATCTTCCCGCAACGCACGCTCTATCTGTACGATGCAAAACAGAATCGGCTCAGCAGATGGAATGGTACCATCTGGGAGCCGATCTGATCTCGATTATTTATCGATGATTTGCAGTTTCATTTCGTCGGAATTGGCTTTGAGTTCGGGAGCGTACATGCCCTCGCCCGTAGTCGGTAAGCCACTGAACTTCCCGGGTATTTCGGCTCGCAACCGGTAATTCAGACTATGTTTTCCGCGGGGCAGTTGTCGGATGTAAAAGACCACGCGGTCATCCCGAAATTCCTGATAGTTCCTCAGTCCGTTGTAGGAGTATCCACTGCGAAGTTCGACCGGTTCCAGACCAGCGGCGCGGAAATCTTCGAATACCAGATATTCATAGTCATTTTTGCTGTCGAAGATCAATTCCACTTCCACGAGGTCGCCACTCTTGAGGGCAGTCTCACGTGTGATTTCCTGACGCTGGTATTTCTCCACGCGCTGGTCGACGACCTGACCTTCCGAGCCGGACGTTTTAATGTCTGCGTCTTCGGGAATCAGCTGGTAATACTTGCGCTCAACTTTGACTTCCAGACCTGTGGCTGTGATGAAGTCTTCCTTCGTGAAGTAAGTCACATAAGCATTATAGTATACCGGCCCCCGCCCCTGCTTCCGGATCTCCAGACGATGGGCCCCCCCAGTCAATGCATCCCCTTCCAGAACAAACTTGTTGTCATAGGTAAACAGATCGGCGGCAGTAATTTTCACCTCTTTCTGTTTCTCACCGTCCAGGTAAACTTCGAGAGTCAGATCGGGTTGATCTTCTCCACTGGCTGTCCAGTATTCGGCCAGTGCTTCGACTGCGATCGCAGTGTCAGACACAGAACTCCAGTAGGTGCCGTGCTTGCGATTGTTAAGCAGATACTTGACCAGCTGAGCCGCTTTGGGGTTCTGCGGATCCACTTTCGACAACAGCTTGAGATAGTAGGCATTCGCTTCCACTTCATTACCGTACCAGTGCCACCACCAGTTGTTTTCTGGCAGATTAAGATAGGCGGTCTGATTTTCAGGATCCTGTACCAGGTACTGGTCCATATTATCCATCAGCATCGCCAGCCGATCCTGTCGTTCCAGCTTATGAGACGCCAGTCCCAGCATCCCCAAGGCATAGACCGACAATTCAGTACGATCCCGATACAGGAAATCATACATCTGCTCATTGGTGACGCCCTGATTAACCAGAACCAGGAATACATAGGCATCCAGGTTGGACGCATATTCTTTATAGGGTTTCGTTTTAGCTGGCGCATTCAGAAGCTTCCGAACTTCCTGTTGCTGATAGTTCTTCAACCACTCGACGCCGCGTTCCAAAGTGCCAGGCACCAGCGCAACATCGCTCTGCTGAGCCAGGGCCAGCCCCTGTACGACTCGGGCAGTGAAGAAGGGAGACGACCGTTCCTGCCAGCCAGAGAACCAGCCCCAGCCGCCGTCAGACAGCTGCATACTGGTCAAATCTGCGACGCCCTGCTTCACGATCAAATCCACCTCACCCTGATTGAAGATCGGATTCTGACCATAGCGTTTCCACTGTTCAGCCCGTTTCTGATCATCGCCAATTTCCTGGGCATTCAGATTGGTCCGTTTCCGCTCAATCTCCTTCAGATCCAGCCCCATTTGTTTCAGAATGTTCTGGGTCATCACGGTTGGCAGAAAACGATACAGGGTGCAGTCCGTCGTTTTATGGGGGTTGTAAATCAGATAAGGCAGTGCATCGACCATCGCTCCTGCCAGAGAGGGAGAATAACGAAGTTCCAGGCGACTGAGTTCTGTCGTCCGCTGGCCAGGAATCTGAAAACTGATCTGAGCCGAAGAATCGTCGGGACGAATACTGCCGGTAAAAGATTCTGTTTTCAAAATTCCGTGTACTTTGACCGGGAAAGTCATCTGCATCGCATCGGATTCCTCATCGGTCAGTGCTTTCATACGAATCACGGCAAAACCGGCACGCGAGGCTTTGACGCGCCAGTCAATCCGTTTCTCGCCATTCGCGTCAATCGTCACCGTCTGAGTCAGTTCATCCAGCGGTTCCAGCGCATCGCCGTCCAGTTCAAGCACTACCTTCACATCCTTGGATGTCTTCAGATAGTTATGCACATTCGCACTCAGCACGACTTCATCAGTCTCTGTAAAGAACCGGGGAGCCTGGAGCCGGATAATCAGATTTTTACGAGTAACAACTTCACGCTGACCTTCACCGACCATGGTCCCTGTGCCCATTGACCAGCTGCGAATCTTCCAGCTGGTCAGATTCTCGGGCATCTTAAAGGAGACCTCAGCTAATCCATCCTGGTCCGTATTGATCGCGCCATTCCAAAAGGCGGTATCTGCGAAATTCTGACGAACGGCTGGTTCGACTACAGCTGAAGATCCTGCCGAAGCCACAGCAGCATCTGCCTGTAACTCACTTGCCTTTTCTTCGGCAGGGGCCATGCTGAGGGGGACTCCCGCCATGGGGGTTGCTCTGCCAGACTTCATAGCTGGTAAGACACCCGGCCCCGGGCCTTCCATGACTCCGAATTGATCCGATTTATCAGCATTCGCAGGCATCAGATTTCCAAAAGCCCCCAGCATCTGCATGCCGACTTCACCTTGCTTAAGCAGGTTATGAAAACTCCGACTGAGGCTACTGTAGGTCAAAGGGTGATGTGAGCGCTTCCATTTCCAGAAGAACGATTTGATGTCACTCACATTCGAACCGCCGCTGATGTACTCCACACTCTTGTCATAGACGCTCACCACCAGGGAACCCTCAACCGGATTTCCTTCCGCATCGGTCACCTTCAGCTTCACGGTCGCGTCCTGACCGGGCTTATATTCGGTTTCAGAAGATTCGACTTCCAGATTGACCACCCGTTTTTCTGGTGGAACGGCAATTTCACGTGCTTCGGTAAACACCTGCCCCTGGTGAATTGTTACAGCTTCCACAAACAGGTTCGGTAGATCTTTGCGCGTCAGTCCCAGCTCATAAGTAGTACTCTTTCCAGCCAGCTTGAGCACCTGTGGTTTCTGATAGACTCCATTCACAGGACGCAAGAACAACAAAACGGTGCTACCCGGCTGATTCGTATTGATCAATAGACGAACTTTTTCCACCGGCTGGTAATTCTTCTTTTCGACAATAATTTCCAGGTCATTGAAGCGATACTCCTTGCCGTCAAATCCTTCACCTCGGATCGTGAACAGGGAGCCCCCTTCAATCTGCTTTCCCTGCTTGTCAGTTACAACACAGGCAACTCGATATTGTCCGGATTGAGCCGCGGACATCTTTTGAGTGATTGTGCCGTCCTCCTGGGGATTGACGTCCCATTCCTGGACCGCCGTTTCCTGTGGTTCTCCCTGTTGATTGTAGGTAATGCGGTATAACACGATCTTCCCGGTTCCCTGGACCGGTTTTTGATCGAGAGTCTGTGCCTTGAAGCTGGCCGTCATCGAATCGCCAACCCGATAATACCCCCGATTCATCCAGGCAAACACTTTGAAAGGTTCACGGGCTACCAGCACCGATCCTTTTCCCACGATCGTACGCCGAGACTCGTCAACGACTTCCGCTGTAATTTCATATCGATGGTCTTCATCACCGTGAATGGCTTTCGCCAGTGCTGTATCGATCTCGATTTCAACCTCACCATTGCTGCCAATCGGAACCGTATTCGACATGACGACTTCTGGTGGTGCAGAGCGACGATGGATCCACCACGGACCGGGGGCAATACATCCCCAGCGGCCCCATCCGGGATACCAGGGATGATCACCGGTAAACCACCAGTAACCGGATCCGTACAACCAGTCCCAGGGATCATAGGGATACCAGTGCTGCTCGTAAGAGGTGCGCGTTACTTTGTATTTGACTTCCGCGTTGATCACCGGACTGCCAAAATAGTACTTTGCCTTAATTTTGGCTTTAATAGTATCTCCCAGCGCCACGGGTTCATCAGGTGCCTCGACTGAGACTTCGTACTCCGGCTTCTTATATTCCTCAACGCGGAACGAGAACGACGAAGCAAATCTGCGATTTCGATTTTTCCCCGATGCAAAGTCATATTTGACTTCGACTACAAAACTATAGGAGCCCAGAGCGGCATCTTTGGGAATCTCCCACTCCCCGTTTGCACCGCCGTATTCGTCGGTTGTCAGCGTTTTTTCAAAGATCTGTTTCTGATCTCGCCCGATCAGCTTTAATGTAACCTCACGTTGATCAAACAGGGCTTCTTCTGATCTTGAAAGATCATAACCCACGTTCCGGACCCAGAATTTATAATCGACCTTCTGGCCGGGACGGTAGACGGGACGATCGGTGATCCCATAAATCTTGTTGACTTGATACTGTTCCTGGGGGGACGGCTGGTACCAGAATCGATCGAACCCCTGGTAAGCAAATCGACCTGACTTCGTACGGGCGATGGCAATCCATTGAAACTCGCGTTTCAGCAGATTCTCTTCAGGAAATGCCTGACCGTTTTCATCGGTCTGCTCTGCAAAACTGGCGGTCAGAGTCTGTCGCTGATTACGGGCGACGTATTTGTTCTGATATCCAAAAAACTCCAGATTCGCATTGGGCACCGCCTGCCCGCTGCGGGCATCAGCCACATAATAGAAGGTCCGGTCTGCCATCCGCTTGTGCACGATGACAGTATCATCCAGCCAGACGACAATCCGACTGGTATTCCCGTCTTCCATTTTCGCGATCAGCAGATATGCTCCTGCATTCTGCAGCGGGGTGGCGACAGTCACACGACGGTCCCGGTGTCCTGCCAGAGGTTCCAGTTTCATATCCCAGCGAGAGACCAGTTCTCCCTGATATTTTTTCTGCTGTTCCTGAACCAGACGATATCCCAGGTTCGAAATATTGATTTTATTCCAGTCCAGGCGGTCCGGATGTGACTTGAGATAGTCTTTGACATCTTTCAACAATTCAGCAACGTTGATCTGATACGCTTCAAAATGGACCTGCTTACCGTTCCGGAAACGATAATCGACCTTAGCCCCCTGACCTGCGGCCTGTGTTTGAGTGGGCGCGAATTCTCCCCAGTTGCCAACAATCTGCTTCAGATGTTTCTGTTTATTTTGCCCGGGATCACCATACTCTTGAATGTTCTGCTGCAGGTATTTAGCAGCTTCTGGATACTGTCTCCGGTTCTCAAAGACACTCGTCAATTGAGCCAGTGCGTTTTCGGCCTGGTTGCTTTTACCCAGTGAGATCACCTTCTGATACAGCAGAATATAATTCTGATCGGCGGGCAACTCGAAGCGTTGAATTCCCGTTGACAGACGTGCGAGGGTTTCGGATCCTTTCAGACTCTCCAGAGAATACGGATTAACCTGCTCTTCCTCTTTGGCATCGTCCATCGCGCGAGTCCGGTACAGCAGGGGAAAATATTGCTGCAGGGTCTGTACGCCAAACTGACTGCGGGTAAAATTCGCGACTTCCAGAAGCACACGCGCTTCCCGCATGGGCTCCTGTTTGACTGATTCCGCGAGCATCCAGCGCCAGCGTTCTCCATCATTAGCCGCTCCCTCCCAGGACTCGGGCACTCGATAGTAAACGGGCTTGCCATTCGCATCCACGGGCGCCCCGTCCGGCCCTCCGCTGGGTTCACCCCGAAACCAGTTACCAGGTTCTGCCCCGACGCTCTGGTAGTCGGGGGTTGCCTCAAGATCAGTCAAAATCTGAAGCTTCCAGGCAGCGCGTCCCTGGCGGCCTGACATCAGGTATCTGGCATAGTCAGCATAAATCTGGGCTGCGAGCGCCGGGTCATTGGAAGTCTTCAATTCCTCAACCGCCTGACTCATCAGCTGTAAGGCCCGGAGACGGTCCTGTTCCCGTGTATTCACATATCGACTGCCACCCCGCTGGTGACCGCGGATGAACTTACCATCGATGATATATCCGAAATATGGTCCCTGAATCAGTGTTTCTGCAAGACGGGAGAGAACCAGCGGTTCGTCGCTGTGTACTTTGAGAATTGCTTCTCGAAACGCGTCGATTTCACTGACGCGATTCAAACGCTGCAGACACTGGATGCCTGCCTGCAGATCATGCACCACCTCTGTTGCTGAACTGTCCTGTCGGGTTGCCAGCTTCTGATACAGCTCCCAGGCATCCCGGTAGTTCCCCTGTTTCTGATAGGAATCTGCCAGCGAACGGGCTTCGGGCGGACTTTTTTCTGCCGCAAAGAGATAAACTCCCAGCGAGGTCAGGCTAACCAGCATGCATGACCAGAGAAGGTGTTTTTTTATGGATAACTTTAACATTGCAGGACCTGTATCAAGATGTGTTTAATTTTGAAGTGCTTCAGACGGGAATCATAATATTTCGCGTTGGTTTGACGAACGGAATTCCCGCCGAGTTCCCGAAATTCTCATAATTTTCAAGCCATACAGAAAAACAAGGTAGGAGAAACCAGTGGATTACTGCATAATCCTGAATCAAATTGATCTTCCTGCATGTATTATGCTTCCTGGCGCTCGAGAGACTCTTCGATGGACTGGATTACAGCGACAATCTCACTTACCGGTTACCTGATTACACTGGCGCTGATTCCCCACATCCTGCTGCAGAAGAAACGACACCCCGTCTCCACGGTTTCCTGGATTCTAAGTATTCTGCTGCTCCCCGGTCTAGGTGGTATCATTTATCTCTTCTTCGGAATCAACCGCGTTCAACGACGTTCCAGATCGAAAGAGCGGGCCAATCAGTCGCTGGCTCCCAAACTCCCCCAGATCATCCAAAACCAGCTGCTCTCCAATGATGAGTACCTGGTCCTGAATCAGAATCTGATGCGGCTGGCACAGAACATCGCCCATACTGTGCCCACCTATGGCAACAGTATCGAACTGTTGACAGATACCAACCGCACACTGGGACTGATTAAACAGGCAATTCTGAACGCCCAACATTCCCTGCACCTGGAATACTATATCTGGCAACCCGATCAATCAGGCACCATGTTGCGCGACCTGCTGATAGAAAAAGCAAAAGCAGGCGTTGAAGTTCGCTTTCTCTACGACGGTTTCGGGTCAATGAATCTCAGGAACCACTTTTTCAAGCCGATGATTGCCGCAGGAATACAGGTCGCCCCCTTCCTGCCAGGTGCCTCAATTCGCGAACGCTGGTCGATCAATCTTCGTAACCATCGTAAAATTGTGATTGTCGACGGGAACGTGGCATTCACCGGTGGTATGAACATCGGAGATGAATATCTGGGGCAGCATCAGAATCTTGGATTCTGGCGCGATACTCATCTCAAAATCGAAGGCCCGGAAACACTGCAGCTGCAACAGGTGTTTGCAGAAGACTGGTTCTTCGCCACCGGAGAAGCATTGACTCATTCGCAGTATTTTCCCCATCCGGAAACCGATGGGAACGTCACAGCACAGACGCTCTGTTCCGGGCCGGAAAAAAATGCAGATGTTTTCCTGACCCTGATGTTTGCCGCCATCAATGAAGCCCGCGAGAGTCTGTTACTGACGACGTCTTATTTCGTCCCGCCAGAATCATTAACAACCGCGCTCGAATCAGCAGCGCGGCGGGGAGTTCATGTGAGACTGCTGGTTTCCGGTAAGTCAGCAAATCCCTCGACCGTACATGCCGGCCGCTCCTATTATGATTCGCTGCTCGATGCCGGTGTGGAAATCTATGAGTACAACAAGGGAATCCTGCACTCCAAAACACTCACGATCGATGGCTGCTGGTCCCTCGTGGGGACCGCCAACTTTGATTCCCGCAGCCTGATTCTCAATTTCGAAGTCGGACTGGCAATCTATGACCGCAAGTTTGCCCAGCGGCTGAGAGAAACCTGTGAACAGGACCTGCTGGATGCGACCAAAATCACTGAAGCTGAATGGGATCAACGCAGCAGACTGGTGATATTAAAACAGAATATCTATCGCCTGTTTGCGCCCGTCATGTAACGGCACGCCTATCGCGTTGTATGCCGATAGGCTTCTGACGCCCCCTCAGGCAGTCGGGACAAATAGCGAATCAGCTGAACGGCCTCGGCTTTCGTCAGTAAATTCAGCAGCCCATCCGGCATCGACGATTTCTTGACGGGAATGATCTCATCCACGTCCTTCTTTTTAATCAGCTGCCGCTTCCCTTCACTGGTCAGCAACATGATCTCATCGGGTCCCGCTGCGCCCATCATGCCGGTATGAGACTTACCGGCACTGGTAATGATGGTAAACGTGGGATATTCTTCGGAAACGAAATGGGAAGGAAAGATGGTCGCCTGCAGGATCTCCTTCTGCTGGAAACGCCTGCTGACATGAGTCAGATCAGGTCCGATTTTCTCACCTGTTTTTCCAAAGAGATGACATTTGACACAGGTCGCTTTTACAAACGCCTCAGCTCCCAGCTTCAGATTAGCCGGTTTAGTCGACTCGTTCTTCAATTCTTTCAACAGGCCGGCATATTTCCAGCGGCTGTCCTCTGATTCCACAGGAAGTTCCGCGGGAAGTTCGTCTGGATATTTTAGAGCAAACCATTTCTGCCAGGCCACGAGCGGAGATGAAGCAGCTTCTCCCGACTGTTCGGGATGTTGTCCAGTCCAGTGCTCCAGCAGTTTCACTGCAATCGCCTGTCCCTCAGGATTCTGCTGCAGCCCGACCAGAATCACCTGCCGAATCCATTGTGCTTTGTTGGATCGCCTGTGAAAGCGAGTCAATGCCTGCATCACGGCCCGGGCCTGTTTTCCTTCGACGATATTTAACGACCGAACGAGAATTCGCCAGTCGGCGTCCCGGCGCTGATTTTCCTGTGAATACCAGCTGATCGCCTCAGCCACATCATTTCGTCGCTCGGGATAGGATTCGAAAAGTTCATGCAGGTAGATCAGAGTCGGTTCGTCCGCAATGCGTCCCATGGCAATCAACAGCGCATTGAGCTGTTGCGCTGCCCGAGGATCTTTCTGCTTCTGTTTCTGTAACTTGATCTCCAGATCGCGTAAAGCAGGTAGCTCTGCCCCGGTAATGCGTTTCAGAGGTTCTCCTTCCACCAGAATCTGATAGTCACCATCCGCGACTTCATACAACCAGGTGTTTTCCAATCGCTCAATTTGTACGGAGATCTCTGGTGAACCGGCTCGGAGAGGTGAGCGAAGATCCGCTAACAGCGAGAGACTCAATACCGTGCAGATCAGAAACGTTTTGCCAGGGAGATTCATAAAGGGACTCGGATTAAAAAGACATTTCAATAATTATTGGACTCTTTAATCTTACTGAAGGAAACCCGCTTCACACTATGCTCCTTTTCCGTTTTTGTTTAAAATTCGAACAGGTATATCCGATTAATTACACTTTTCAGGGACGAACCATGATCCTTACAAAACTGATACACAACCTTCGTCAGCAAAGTCTGTTTCGCGCCGCTTTTGTTTGCAGCCTGCTGCTACTCACATTCAGCTGCTCGTCACAAGAAAGCCAGGAAACGACAAAAACTGAGCCGCAGCCCGAAGCTGCTCCCTCCGAGACAGCAACTCCCGAAGCCAAACCTGCTCCCGAAGCCAAACCTGCTAAGACAGAAGATATCACACTGACCTTAAGCGATGCTGCCGGTTTTGAAGAGATCCTCAAGCAACAGCAGGGTAAAGTCGTTCTGGTTGACTTCTGGGCAACCTGGTGTATTCCCTGTGTCAAGAATTTCCACCATACGGTGGAATGGAATCAGAAACTCGCCGATCAGGGGTTGAGTGTCATCTCGGTCAGCATGGATGAATCAGACGAGGCAACTCAGAAAGCCGTTCGCGAATTTCTCGAAAAGCAGAAAGCGCAATTCACTAACGTCCTGGCGACCGCAGCTGATGACAAGGATCCGATGGAGACCTTTGGAATCGATGACGGCGCGCTCCCGCACTACCGTATCTACGACCGCAGTGGGAAACTGGTTAAGAAATTCTCTTTTGCAGACCCCAGCCAGGAAATCACGCAGGCAGATATTGAAGCAGCAATCGAAGCAGCCCTCAAACAGAAACCGGAATAAGACATTCCCCAGTCCGAGTTTATTGCATGTTTCAAAAGCTCTGGTCGACTTGCCTGGATGAGGTTGTTGGTTTCTATCTCCTGCATCGGTTCTTCTACTACCAAAAGCAACCGCTGGTGGTCTCGAGTGCGCGTGAAACCACGCCGGAACTCCAGAGTGGTGAGTTAGACCAGTTTTTTTCTCCGAAACCGGATCCAGCCCAGTTGGAGTATCAGTCCGAGTTACGTCCGGTCTCCAAGACTACATTCCCCTCTGCGGAAGTAAAAGACTTCAGGTTTCAGTCCAGCGTCGCCAGCGGATTTCCTGAAAATGACCGCGTCAAAGGTCGCCACTGGAAATCGACCGTTCAATCCACGCAGAGTAACAACCCGGAACGCCTGACCGTTGTCGCCGTTGATGGAATTGTGCAGTTGGGGGTCCGCAGCTTTAACAGGCTGGCGGAACGATTAACGCCACACGGGATCGATGTGGTCATGCTGGACAGCCCTTTCAATTTCCGACGCACTCCTCCGGGATACCGACCTGGCCAGTTAATCGCAGGGGGAAATATCGACCACCAGTTGATGGTCGCCCGGCAGGGAGTTCTCGATCTCTGGAGTCTGATTCTGACACTCCAGTCTCAGGGACATCGTATCGGTCTGATGGGCATCAGTCACGGGGCCTGGTTAACGCTGATAGCGACTCTGCTGGTGGAAAACCTTGAATTCGCGCATGCGATTACGCCTCCTGTCGATCTCTTGCGAATCCTTGATGAAGGGGGCACTGTAGTAAATGCAATCCGCCGTGGCGCCAGTCATGATCCGCCTGAGGAAGCTCAACTGGAAACGCTTTGTAAACCACTACGATTGAATCAGTGGCAACCATTGTTATCTCCAGATCAGATTCGTCTGCATATCGCCGACTTTGATCGCTTTGTCCCCTCACTGCGGATCGCTGAGCTGGCAGATCAGTGGGGCACCAGGGTCTCGCATCACAAACTGGGACACATTGAAGCGACCACGGGGCCGAAAGTCGTCTATCAGGTCGCAGAAGAGATTCTCAAGCGCTATCAGTAAAAGCAGTGACGCGGTCAGTAATATGCTCTCTAACTGAAAGCTCATTCAGTTCAAAGATCTTCTCGATACAACCTGTACAACCCGCATGGTTTTCGCACAGTTCCCCGCTTTTCGAGAGAATGTGTTGAGAAAATGCATCATGTTGTTTCCTGGCAACCTATCTTTGATTGAAAGGCTGGTTGAAGACTATTGCTCTTTTAGCTGTGGACTTGAACCACTTTTCAGTGGGCCTGTAATTTTCAATCTCCCCTGTGAGATAAACCGATTTCATCCGTCCCTATTGTAGAAACCGTTTTGAAACCATTCAAAACAGGTCATTGCCAAGGAAGAAACAATGCAGGTACGAGTTCGTGATCTGATGACCCAGAGTCCGGTCAGTGTGCCACTGGGAACAACTCTTCAGCAAGCCGCCCGGCGCATGATCGAAGCAGAATCGCCTGAAGTCTACGTGACCGACCATCAAATGCGACTGGTCGGCGTTGTCCCCGAGTACAACTTTCTGAAACAGAAATTGCAGCTCGCTGACATGAATGCTCCGGTTGAATCCATCATGCATGTTCAGTTGGAAACCCTCTCACCGGACGACGATGCCTTGCTGCAGGCTCCGCTGTTCCGTGATCGTCGCAACAGCTGTATGCCTGTGACAGACGAGGGACTGCTGATCGGAAAACTGACCTGCCGCGACCTGTTCCGCCTGATGCTGACATTAGATGAAGTCGACTGCGACACAGAGCAGGAAGTGAAAGTGTCTTCCACGACGGAAATTCACTCCTCAACGCACGACATCAATCCGCCACACCTGAATCGAGTCAATTCTCATCGCCAGTTGCTGCAGTTGCATGGTCTGATTGACGACTAGCCGAAAAGACCTCACAGCTCCTAATTTTGAGTTGTCTTGAGGTCGATGCCCATATCTTTGAACAGTAAGATCATGTCTTCCCAGACGTTCTTCTTGGCGGATGGGTTTCTCAGCAGGTAGGACGGATGGTAGGTACACACGACTCTGGCCCGACCATATTCGTAAAACTGCCCGCGCATCTTGCCAATCGGAAGCTCTGAGTGCAGCAGATTCTTTGCAGCCACTGACCCCCAACAGACGATGTAATCCGGATCGACAATCTCGATCTGAGCATCGAGAAAGCCTCGACAG
This window harbors:
- a CDS encoding TlpA disulfide reductase family protein, translated to MILTKLIHNLRQQSLFRAAFVCSLLLLTFSCSSQESQETTKTEPQPEAAPSETATPEAKPAPEAKPAKTEDITLTLSDAAGFEEILKQQQGKVVLVDFWATWCIPCVKNFHHTVEWNQKLADQGLSVISVSMDESDEATQKAVREFLEKQKAQFTNVLATAADDKDPMETFGIDDGALPHYRIYDRSGKLVKKFSFADPSQEITQADIEAAIEAALKQKPE
- a CDS encoding alpha/beta hydrolase family protein, whose protein sequence is MFQKLWSTCLDEVVGFYLLHRFFYYQKQPLVVSSARETTPELQSGELDQFFSPKPDPAQLEYQSELRPVSKTTFPSAEVKDFRFQSSVASGFPENDRVKGRHWKSTVQSTQSNNPERLTVVAVDGIVQLGVRSFNRLAERLTPHGIDVVMLDSPFNFRRTPPGYRPGQLIAGGNIDHQLMVARQGVLDLWSLILTLQSQGHRIGLMGISHGAWLTLIATLLVENLEFAHAITPPVDLLRILDEGGTVVNAIRRGASHDPPEEAQLETLCKPLRLNQWQPLLSPDQIRLHIADFDRFVPSLRIAELADQWGTRVSHHKLGHIEATTGPKVVYQVAEEILKRYQ
- a CDS encoding HPP family protein, giving the protein MQVRVRDLMTQSPVSVPLGTTLQQAARRMIEAESPEVYVTDHQMRLVGVVPEYNFLKQKLQLADMNAPVESIMHVQLETLSPDDDALLQAPLFRDRRNSCMPVTDEGLLIGKLTCRDLFRLMLTLDEVDCDTEQEVKVSSTTEIHSSTHDINPPHLNRVNSHRQLLQLHGLIDD